One part of the Ovis canadensis isolate MfBH-ARS-UI-01 breed Bighorn chromosome 8, ARS-UI_OviCan_v2, whole genome shotgun sequence genome encodes these proteins:
- the TAB2 gene encoding TGF-beta-activated kinase 1 and MAP3K7-binding protein 2, giving the protein MAQGSHQIDFQVLHDLRQKFPEVPEVVVSRCMLQNNNNLDACCAVLSQESTRYLYGEGDLNFSDDSGISGLRNHMTSLNLDLQSQNVYHHGREGNRMNGSRTLTHSISDGQLQGGQSNNELLQQEPQTAPAQVPQGFNVFGMSSASGASNSAPHLGFHLGSKGTSNLSPQTPRFNPIMVTLAPNIQTGRNTPTSLHIHGVPPPVLNSPQGNSIYIRPYITTPSGTTRQTQQHSGWVSQFNPMNPQQVYQPSQPGPWTTYPASNPLPHTSAQQPNQQGHQTSHVYMPISSPTTPQPPTIHSSGSSQSSAHSQYNIQNISTGPRKNQIEIKLEPPQRNSSSKLRSSGPRTSSSSSSVNSQTLNRNQPTVYIAASPPNTDEVMSRSQPKVYISANAATGDEQVIRNQPTLFISTNSGASAASRNMSGQVSMGPAFIHHHPPKSRAIGNNSATSPRVVVTQPNTKYTFKITVSPNKPPAVSPGVVSPTFELTNLLNHPDHYVETENIQHLTDPALAHVDRISEARKLSMGSDDAAYTQALLVHQKARMERLQRELEIQKKKLDKLKSEVNEMENNLTRRRLKRSNSISQIPSLEEMQQLRSCNRQLQIDIDCLTKEIDLFQARGPHFNPSAIHNFYDNIGFVGPVPPKPKDQRSTIKTPKTQDAEDDEGAQWNCTACTFLNHPALIRCEQCEMPRHF; this is encoded by the exons ATGGCCCAAGGAAGCCACCAAATTGATTTTCAGGTTTTGCATGACCTGCGACAAAAATTCCCTGAAGTACCTGAAGTTGTTGTGTCCAGGTGCATGTTACAG AATAATAATAACCTGGATGCCTGCTGTGCAGTTCTCTCTCAGGAGAGTACAAGGTATCTTTATGGTGAAGGAGACTTGAATTTTTCGGATGATTCTGGAATTTCTGGTCTACGCAATCACATGACTTCTCTCAACTTGGACTTGCAGTCACAGAATGTTTACCACCATGGAAGAGAGGGGAATAGAATGAATGGAAGCAGGACTCTAACGCACAGCATTAGTGACGGACAACTTCAAGGTGGTCAGTCCAATAATGAGCTGCTTCAGCAGGAGCCGCAGACAGCACCAGCTCAAGTTCCTCAAGGCTTTAATGTTTTTGGAATGTCCAGTGCATCCGGTGCTTCTAATTCGGCACCACACCTTGGATTTCACTTAGGCAGCAAAGGAACATCTAACCTTTCTCCACAAACTCCAAGATTTAATCCCATCATGGTAACGTTAGCCCCAAATATCCAGACTGGTCGTAATACTCCTACTTCTTTGCACATACATGGTGTACCTCCACCTGTACTTAACAGTCCACAGGGAAATTCTATCTATATTAGGCCCTACATTACAACTCCTAGTGGTACAACTCGACAGACACAACAGCATTCTGGCTGGGTATCTCAGTTTAATCCCATGAACCCTCAACAAGTTTATCAACCTTCACAACCTGGTCCCTGGACTACATATCCTGCATCCAATCCCCTGCCACATACCTCAGCCCAGCAGCCGAATCAGCAAGGCCACCAGACCTCTCATGTCTATATGCCCATCAGTTCACCTACGACTCCACAACCACCCACAATTCATTCGTCTGGTAGCTCACAGTCTTCTGCCCATAGCCAATATAACATTCAGAATATTTCAACAGGACCTCGAAAAAACCAGATTGAAATCAAACTTGAACCCCCACAAAGAAACAGTTCTTCGAAATTGCGCTCTTCTGGACCTCGAACCTCCAGCAGTTCCTCTTCGGTCAACAGCCAGACCTTAAACAGAAACCAGCCCACTGTTTACATAGCTGCCAGTCCCCCAAATACTGATGAGGTGATGTCCCGTAGTCAACCTAAGGTCTATATATCAGCAAATGCTGCCACAGGAGATGAGCAGGTCATACGAAATCAGCCCACTCTCTTCATATCCACCAACTCTGGAGCATCCGCTGCCTCCAGGAATATGTCCGGGCAAGTGAGCATGGGTCCTGCCTTTATTCATCACCACCCTCCCAAAAGTCGAGCAATAGGCAATAACTCTGCAACTTCTCCTCGGGTAGTGGTCACTCAACCCAatacaaaatatacttttaaaattacagtttctCCCAACAAACCCCCTGCAGTTTCACCAGGGGTAGTGTCCCCTACCTTTGAACTTACAAACCTTTTAAACCATCCTGATCATTATGTAGAAACAGAGAATATTCAGCACCTCACGGACCCTGCTTTAGCACATGTGGATAGAATAAGTGAAGCACGGAAGTTGAGTATGGGATCTGATGATGCTGCCTACACACAAG CTCTTTTGGTACACCAGAAGGCCAGAATGGAACGGCTTCAAAGAGAACTTGAGATTCAAAAGAAAAAGCTGGATAAACTAAAATCTGAGgtcaatgaaatggaaaataatctaactCGAAGGCGTCTGAAAAGATCAAATTCCATATCCCAAATACCTTCA CTCGAAGAAATGCAGCAGTTGAGAAGTTGTAATAGACAGCTCCAGATTGACATTGACTGCTTAACCAAAGAAATTGATCTTTTTCAAGCCCGAG gACCACATTTCAATCCCAGTGCTATTCATAACTTTTATGACAATATTGGATTTGTAGGCCCTGTGCCACCAAAACCCAAAG ATCAAAGGTCCACCATCAAAACACCAAAGACTCAAGACGCAGAAGATGATGAGGGGGCTCAGTGGAATTGTACTGCCTGTACTTTTTTGAACCATCCAGCCTTAATCCGTTGCGAACAGTGTGAGATGCCGAGGCATTTCTGA